In a single window of the Cucumis melo cultivar AY chromosome 11, USDA_Cmelo_AY_1.0, whole genome shotgun sequence genome:
- the LOC127143925 gene encoding uncharacterized protein LOC127143925, whose amino-acid sequence MEMKGSNFDWTSKANVVADALSRKVLHSAALITKQAPLLRDFVRAKIADLVGEVTSQLAQLSVQSTLRQRIIVAQLNDSSLVQKRCLAEVGQDEEFSNSSDDGLTFERRLCVPGVWDSQLHLMEFTYNNSYQATIRMTSFEALYGRCCRSPVCWGEVAPMKGVLRFEKKGKLSPRFVGSFEILERIGLVTYRLALPPSFSAVRDEQLVEILAREVKMLRNRGIILVKVLWRNHEVEEATWKREDNMRAQYPEFFKD is encoded by the exons ATGGAGATGAAGGGTTCTAATTTTGATTGGACAA gtaaggcgaatgtggtagctgatgcgcTTAGTAGAAAGGTGttacattcagcagcacttattactaAGCAGGCCCCTTTGCTTAGAGACTTTGTGAGAGCTAAGATTGCAGATTTAGTAGGGGAAGTTACCTCACAATTGGCTCAATTGTCGGTGCAGTCGACTttgagacagaggattattgttgctcagtTAAATGATTCATCTTTAGTTCAGAAGCGTTGCCTAGCAGAAGTAGGGCAAGATGAGGAGTTCTCCAATTCCTCTGATGATGGACTTACGTTTGAGAGGCGTTTATGTGTTCCA GGAGTTTGGGACTCTCAATTGCACTTGATGGAGTTcacctataataacagctatcaGGCTACCATTCGCATGACATCGTTTGAAGCTCTTTATGGTAggtgttgtagatctcctgtTTGTTGGGGTGAG gtagcaccaaTGAAGGGTGTTTTGAGATTTGAAAAGAAGGGAAAGTTAAGTCCACGTTTTGTAGGGTCATTTGAGATACTTGAGCGAATTGGCCTTGTAACTTATCGTTTGGCATTGCCTCCATCGTTTTCTGCAGTTCgtgat GAACAActtgttgagattttggcaagagaggtcaagatgcTCCGTAATAGAGGAATTATACTGGTTaaagttctttggcgaaaccacgAAGTCGAAGAGGCCACATGGAAGAGAGAGGAcaacatgagagcccagtatcCCGAGTTTTTcaaggattag
- the LOC103490421 gene encoding U-box domain-containing protein 45: protein MKQEEREEREVEDEIVFDTPDSQISNSNHRKQFLIFQISQRLIHGDLHSRIEAAKDLRNLARKSSPKSRSNLGASSLIQPLVCMLLSPNLDAREASLLALLNLASRNERNKIKIVAAGAIPPLLELLKFQNLSLRELATAAILTLSAATSNKPVILSAGAASLLVQILISGSVQAKVDAVTALYYLSACTGSENSSMMLDPGAVAPLIDLLKECKKHSKFAEKTTSLLQIISNSEEGRTAISNSDGGILTLVQTVEDGSLVSTEHAVGILLSMCQTCRETYREPILKEGAIPGLLRLTVEGTTEAQERARRLLDLLRDSPQEKTMSSADLERIVYKIAAEVDGIDQAAETAKRLMQEMVQRRLNTV from the exons ATGAAGCAAGAGgaaagagaagagagagaagtAGAAGATGAGATTGTTTTTGATACACCAGATTCACAAATCTCCAACTCCAATCACCGGAAGCAATTTCTCATCTTCCAGATTTCTCAAAGGCTCATCCATGGCGACCTCCATTCCCGTATCGAAGCTGCTAAAGATTTGAGGAACCTCGCCCGTAAATCTTCCCCCAAGTCTCGCTCTAACCTCGGAGCTTCCAGTCTCATTCAACCCCTTGTTTGCATGCTTCTCTCTCCCAATCTTGATGCCCGTGAAGCCTCTCTTCTTGCCCTCCTCAATCTCGCTTCCCGCAATGAAAG GAACAAGATTAAAATAGTTGCAGCTGGTGCCATTCCCCCACTTCTAGAGCTACTGAAATTCCAAAACCTTAGTTTGAGGGAGTTAGCCACTGCAGCAATCCTAACCTTGTCAGCTGCTACGTCGAATAAACCAGTCATATTGTCTGCTGGTGCAGCATCCCTTCTGGTTCAGATTCTTATTTCTGGAAGTGTTCAAGCTAAAGTTGATGCAGTGACTGCTCTATACTATTTATCCGCCTGCACTGGAAGTGAAAACAGTTCTATGATGCTTGATCCTGGAGCAGTCGCCCCTCTAATTGACCTTCTCAAAGAATGCAAGAAACATTCAAAGTTTGCCGAAAAGACTACGTCTCTGCTTCAGATAATTTCCAACTCTGAAGAAGGGCGAACTGCAATCTCCAATTCAGATGGTGGAATACTAACTTTAGTACAAACGGTTGAAGATGGATCTCTTGTGAGCACCGAGCATGCCGTGGGAATTTTGCTTTCCATGTGCCAGACTTGCCGTGAGACATACCGCGAACCCATTTTGAAAGAAGGTGCAATCCCTGGCCTTTTGAGACTCACTGTAGAAGGCACAACTGAAGCTCAAGAGAGAGCTCGCAGGCTTCTGGATTTGCTCAGAGATTCTCCTCAGGAAAAGACAATGAGCTCTGCAGATCTGGAGAGAATAGTTTACAAGATTGCAGCAGAAGTTGACGGCATAGATCAAGCAGCTGAAACCGCCAAAAGATTGATGCAGGAAATGGTTCAGAGGAGATTAAACACCGTGTAA